From the Entomomonas sp. E2T0 genome, one window contains:
- a CDS encoding LamG domain-containing protein: MGGKSKKQVIGYWYGATMHMGVGLASDEIYLIKVGGKTAWSGSIKTNSTVSINNPNLFGGEKAEGGIVGTLSALFGGADQPRHSLLAATFGAAIPAFRGFVSLVFDGWLCAMNPYPKTWEIGHRRIFAKWPNENPWYPEKALISLANGQIHAMNPAHMLYESYISDSWGAGEARATMDDTAFKAAADTLYNEGFGLCIEWKITDELAKFRDTICDHIGARLDTHPLTGLTTITLIRDNYNLDELPVFTEDTGLLELKFDSSNNTEVPSQVIVKYTDAITFAECSVMANNPAIAQAQGGRSVETVDYLATPTGELATRLAYRDLKAKNSSLKRCTIKLDRRASGIVNGQPFRIKTLKRVNNIDIVVRAEKITEKFITDGAITMSCLQDVWGLPKIAFNPTPENPGQEQPLPPAPITKRLLIEAPYRELAGVIDPANLQLVDNTAAFYFVVADSPNNSCRSYNLLSRVKGATSFNQVDDLGAWCPTATLATDIDYLTKTISIDDYSLLEDVEIGTAAIINSEIVRIDGIDLVNKQLLIARGCADTVPIKHNKAAVIWFYDGYETIDPAEYNTGLIVEAKLLSNTGTEQLEESAAPLETITLQSRQAKPYPPANVKINGISYPSSVTTNPINISWVERNRLLQADQLIDTTVGDIAAEDGTTYNLRAYFNNELMISETGITANNYNLTVIGGINDVSVLVLDNEIDKTGRLWTISGNASFDTTDYKVGNASLKLAGNAWLQTTNTAAFAFGLNDFTIEAWVKLSTTNGRDRIVIDNFYNISGVRSYQMNIGSTGQLNFYSYNNGGSYVRGTSNLVNGEWHHIAVTRANGVLRLFVDGRLETTANNNVNYDAITNITAIGAQVNNRNVNYDFSGNIDQVRVTKGLARFTANFTPTTEPYDIESSVSGSIRVELEAVRDGLTSYQAHNITFNYN; this comes from the coding sequence ATGGGCGGTAAATCTAAAAAGCAAGTTATAGGCTATTGGTATGGGGCAACTATGCACATGGGCGTTGGTTTAGCGTCTGATGAAATTTATCTAATTAAGGTAGGTGGTAAAACCGCATGGAGTGGTTCAATTAAAACTAATTCAACGGTGAGCATTAATAACCCTAATTTATTTGGTGGTGAAAAGGCCGAGGGCGGTATAGTTGGCACGTTATCTGCCTTATTTGGTGGTGCAGATCAACCGCGCCATAGCTTATTAGCGGCTACTTTTGGTGCAGCTATTCCAGCGTTTAGGGGCTTTGTTAGTTTAGTGTTTGATGGCTGGCTTTGTGCAATGAACCCTTATCCTAAAACATGGGAGATAGGCCACAGACGCATATTTGCTAAATGGCCTAATGAAAACCCTTGGTATCCTGAAAAAGCGCTTATTAGCTTAGCTAATGGCCAAATACACGCCATGAACCCAGCCCACATGCTGTATGAAAGTTATATTAGTGATAGTTGGGGCGCAGGCGAAGCACGCGCCACTATGGATGATACTGCTTTTAAAGCGGCTGCTGATACCCTTTATAATGAGGGCTTTGGTTTATGCATTGAATGGAAAATAACTGACGAGCTAGCCAAGTTTAGGGATACGATCTGCGACCATATAGGGGCTAGATTAGATACCCACCCACTAACTGGGCTTACTACTATTACTTTAATTAGGGATAATTATAATTTAGACGAATTGCCCGTATTTACCGAAGATACGGGGCTACTAGAACTTAAGTTCGATAGCTCGAATAATACCGAAGTACCCAGCCAAGTTATTGTAAAATATACCGACGCTATCACTTTTGCGGAATGTTCAGTAATGGCTAACAATCCAGCTATTGCCCAAGCCCAAGGTGGCCGCAGTGTTGAAACCGTAGACTATTTAGCGACACCAACGGGCGAGCTTGCCACCCGTTTAGCTTATCGTGATCTTAAAGCTAAAAATAGCAGTTTAAAGCGCTGCACCATTAAACTAGACCGCAGAGCCAGTGGCATTGTTAATGGTCAACCCTTTAGAATTAAAACCCTTAAACGTGTCAATAATATAGATATTGTGGTTCGTGCGGAAAAGATAACAGAAAAATTTATTACAGACGGTGCTATTACTATGTCCTGCTTACAGGATGTATGGGGCTTACCAAAAATAGCATTTAACCCAACCCCAGAGAACCCCGGCCAAGAGCAACCACTACCACCAGCGCCAATAACTAAACGCTTATTAATAGAAGCGCCTTATAGGGAGTTAGCCGGGGTGATCGACCCAGCCAACTTGCAACTGGTAGACAATACAGCCGCTTTTTATTTTGTGGTGGCTGATAGTCCTAATAATTCATGTAGAAGCTATAACTTACTTTCACGGGTGAAAGGGGCTACTAGTTTTAACCAAGTAGACGACTTGGGCGCGTGGTGTCCTACCGCTACTTTAGCCACTGATATTGATTACTTAACTAAAACTATAAGCATTGATGACTATTCACTATTAGAAGATGTAGAAATAGGTACAGCCGCTATTATTAATAGTGAAATAGTACGTATTGACGGTATAGACCTTGTTAATAAACAACTATTAATAGCTCGCGGTTGTGCTGATACTGTACCCATTAAGCATAATAAGGCGGCTGTTATTTGGTTCTACGATGGTTACGAAACTATAGACCCAGCAGAATATAATACAGGTTTAATAGTAGAAGCTAAGCTATTAAGTAATACAGGCACTGAGCAACTAGAAGAAAGCGCAGCACCACTTGAAACTATCACACTACAAAGCCGCCAAGCTAAGCCATACCCACCCGCAAACGTTAAAATTAATGGTATCAGCTATCCATCCTCAGTAACTACTAATCCTATTAATATTAGTTGGGTAGAAAGAAACCGTTTATTACAAGCAGATCAATTAATCGATACAACGGTAGGCGATATTGCAGCCGAAGACGGCACAACTTATAACTTACGGGCGTATTTTAATAATGAACTTATGATAAGCGAAACGGGCATAACAGCTAATAATTATAATCTTACCGTTATTGGTGGCATTAATGATGTATCTGTATTAGTGCTAGATAATGAAATAGATAAAACTGGCCGACTTTGGACTATCTCAGGTAATGCTAGTTTTGATACTACTGATTATAAAGTAGGTAATGCTAGCTTAAAATTAGCTGGCAATGCTTGGCTACAAACTACTAATACCGCCGCTTTTGCTTTTGGTTTAAATGATTTTACTATTGAGGCATGGGTAAAATTAAGCACTACAAATGGTAGAGACCGTATAGTAATAGATAACTTTTATAATATTTCAGGGGTTAGAAGTTATCAGATGAATATAGGCAGTACAGGGCAGCTTAATTTCTACTCTTATAATAATGGCGGTTCTTATGTACGTGGTACTAGTAATTTAGTTAATGGCGAATGGCACCATATCGCAGTAACTCGAGCTAATGGTGTTTTAAGGCTGTTTGTTGATGGTCGATTAGAAACAACCGCGAATAATAATGTGAATTATGACGCTATTACTAATATTACAGCAATTGGCGCGCAAGTGAATAACCGTAATGTAAATTATGATTTTAGCGGTAATATTGACCAAGTTCGAGTGACTAAAGGATTAGCGCGCTTTACTGCTAATTTTACGCCAACTACTGAACCTTACGACATTGAAAGCAGCGTAAGTGGTTCTATACGGGTTGAACTTGAAGCGGTGCGTGATGGTTTAACAAGCTATCAGGCACATAATATAACTTTTAACTATAACTAA
- a CDS encoding phage BR0599 family protein, translating into MSYETIENSLADREPIRCYKFSRGALTWLYNTSSEAITRNNMRFLALTGGISDSGIIRSNGSQTDNFTVIAPATIAIAKLYNEQAPSNRIYLTVYNAHRNTEKLIQCWYGAINGINNSEIDQVKIICTPNASLANKPGATQVYARQCDAVIYDTKCKVNKELYRVNGTVQQISTSSIQVIQAANYPDGWFNGGFIQFDVGSGELDRRYIENHQGATLIVWGGGVNLNLGQAINLFPGCNQATSTCQNKFDNLLNMQACPHIQGRSIFDGNPVW; encoded by the coding sequence ATGAGTTATGAAACTATCGAAAATTCATTAGCAGACCGTGAGCCTATACGCTGTTATAAGTTCAGTAGAGGCGCTTTAACATGGTTATATAATACTAGTTCAGAAGCCATAACCCGTAATAATATGCGGTTCTTAGCTTTAACGGGTGGTATTAGTGATAGTGGTATTATTCGTAGTAACGGTAGCCAAACGGATAATTTTACAGTGATCGCCCCAGCTACTATTGCCATAGCTAAACTATATAATGAGCAAGCGCCTAGCAATCGCATATATTTAACCGTCTATAACGCCCACCGAAACACAGAAAAATTAATACAGTGTTGGTATGGAGCTATTAATGGTATTAACAACTCAGAAATAGACCAAGTGAAAATAATCTGCACCCCTAATGCTTCACTAGCTAATAAACCGGGGGCTACCCAAGTTTATGCTAGGCAATGTGACGCGGTCATTTATGATACAAAATGCAAAGTAAATAAAGAGCTATACCGCGTAAATGGCACAGTACAACAGATTAGCACTAGTAGTATTCAAGTAATACAGGCCGCCAACTATCCTGATGGCTGGTTTAATGGTGGTTTTATTCAATTTGATGTGGGTAGTGGCGAACTAGACCGACGTTATATTGAAAATCACCAAGGCGCAACGCTTATTGTTTGGGGCGGAGGCGTTAATTTAAACCTAGGCCAAGCTATTAACCTTTTCCCCGGTTGCAACCAAGCAACCAGCACATGCCAAAACAAATTCGATAATTTATTAAATATGCAAGCCTGCCCCCATATACAAGGGCGCTCAATCTTTGACGGTAATCCAGTCTGGTAA